The segment CAAAGAGTGGGGCATAAGATTTCTATTTGTAAGTTGAGATGTTGAGTTAGTTTTTCCATAACAACAAACTAACTCAACATCTCAACCCCAAAACtggattttttaatattattatatatatgtgtgtactaattttagcaattttgttctataaaattacattttgtttccctttaacaatattattaattcttttatgagtaatgttatattcaaaaacttttctataatatttttatatactgtTTTGGTTGCAAATTCTTATTTGTTTGCATATGGGCACACCactcatatcatttttttactcaccagtAACCACTTATCACattagtaatttataaaaaaaacttgtaactctaacattttcctcattttagtgaccataaaaaaatttaaaaatctaaaatctaaaacaaagtATACAAGACCGAAAAAAaatagctcaacaacaaaaattacctgtaaaactaaaaacaaaattaatgtcgattaaataattttatccCAAATAAATACCCCTgtcctttaaaaaattcaaaaaaaaaaaaaattgtttttacccataaaaaaagaaagaaatctcAGCAGCTAAGTAGCAGAATCAAAGGTTCAAACAACCGCTCATAGGCAATAGTAAAATTGCCCCCCTAACTTAAAGTTTTGGCTTTGtatctaagagagagagagagagagagtgtgttgCTTTACTTAGATTTGGTGGCTAGAGCCTGAAGTGGTGTCATGTTGCCTACCTCTATTTGGTCTTATTGCTTTGCCTCACGAGTCATGCCTTACAACCTTAGTTGGTCAGCCCTCCTTATAAGTAGCAAGTGCCTTTGCtcagtatcttttttttttttttttgaaagaatggTTTTTGGAATTTACTATGTAAGATTAGTTAggttttggttgaatttttaaAGGGCCTGGTCTAATTGGTTAAATGATTAGGCTAAATTTTCTTGAGCTTTTCTCTTGGGATTTTATGGTTGGGTCAATCTTTTTTGGGCTATTCATTGGTTTTTTAAAGgaatattggttttttttttctttttattttttaagatggTCAATGATGTTGTTAGAGGGCCAAGTGTAATTTTATTACAaagccaaataaaaaaataattcctatttttttgtttggaaaaaaaaaagaggtgcaTTTGCCATGCATAACCGAGGGGCCTAGCTAACcaaatttattcttaaataaggttttttgtttggaaaaatatattaaataaggATTGATGACCTATTCTTTTGTGAAACAAGAGATTTGTTATGATATATTGGTATTATTGCATTCATTACAATTTCTGttttaaatattgttaaaagaagaaaatttcgGTGCTTACTAAAATTTCCAGTTTTTAGTAATACATTCGATGCCATTCACGGATGGAGAATTCtcttctttctgtttttttccccctttctgTTAGGTCAAATTAATGGTGCAATCAAGTAATCGTTAGGCCGAACATGGAAAGTTTGGTTTAATCGTGTATTTAAAAGTCCTTAGTATAGCCAGTACTGTTTCATTTCTCTAAATTCAATGGCAAGCGGTGTCAAATTTCATCCGTGCTTCCTTCTCTCATATTATCTTATAGGTGTTTTGGTTACAGCTcataatttcccccaagcacaATTAATACCATACTATGGTCAGCATCTCATGAAGGCCTCAATTGGCACTCCACCAGTAGACATCTACGGCATCATCGATACAGCTAGTGACCTTGTGTGGACACAATGTGTACCTTGTGATGTCTGCTTTAATCAGATTCATCCCAAGTTCGATCCTAAAAAGTCCAGCACATACAGTGAAATTTCTTGTCATTCAAAAAAATGTCAAGAATGGGACCAAATCCATTGTTCTCCTCAAAATAGTTGCAATTACGTTAGTGGATATACAAGTGGTTTATCCAAAGGTGTTTTGGCCAAAGAAAAAGTCACCATCACTTCTACCTCTGGGCAAGCAGTTTCCTTTGATATTGCTTTTGGATGTGCACACAACAATACCATCAATTACAATGACCACACAACGGGACTCATTGCGTTAGGATTAGGGCCTTTGTcctttccttcacaaattggtAGCAAGATGTTTTCTTATTGCTTGTTGCCATATGGCACTGAATATATTGATCCTAGTATTACAGGCAAGATAAGTTTTGGCAATGGTAGTGAAGTTGTGGGTGATGGTGTGGTTTCAACACCATTTGTAGCTGTGGGAAATCAATATTATGTGACACTAGAAGGAATTAGTGTTGGAGACACATATGTGCCCTTTAACTCTTCAAGTAAGGTTTCTATGGGCAACATTTTAATCGATTCAGGATCAACACTATTCGCTTTGCCACCAGATTTTTATAATCGCTTAGAGGTGGAAGTGAAGAAGCGGATTTCAATTGAACCCATGAAAAATGACACTCTTTTGGGGAACCGGCTTTGCTATAGAACTGAAATTACTAATGATAATGGACCAATTTTGACTGTCCATTTTGAAGGTGCAGATGTGGAGTTAAAGCCTatacaaattttcaatcaaCCGGTTAGAGGATATGATATTTACTGCTTTGCAATTATAAATCATGCAAAAACTGAATTGGCAGATTTGGGTGACCAAGGATTATATGGCAACTATGTTCAAGCTAATTTTTTGATTGGGTTTGACTTGGAAACAAGGATGGTCTCCTTCAAGCCGACTGATTGCACCAAACTGTAGAGTTTGGAACTTTCATGTAACCTATACGATCAATGAAAGATATATACCTACCCGTGTATTAATCTATGTAATATGTTTCTGAAAGTGGACCAAATTGTATCTCCTCTCCAGATAAACAGGGGGTGGAGGGTGAGATCACCAGTTTGGTTCTATATGGTCTATGAGTTATATTTTCCTattaaatgaatttgaaaaagaaatgttgaATTTTATTGTGGGGCATGTGTGATCCAAGGTTCAAAGATTTCATTTCTTCTTATGTCCTATAAAATAGGAAAACGAAGTTTGTgtgcgtgtatatatatatatatatatatatatatatataagtcttctatatttcttcttttgcttaGAGCATCTGGGGTGAATGCGTCAAGATTACTCAACTGGTTGGTTTTCGTAGATGGTGTTAGTTGTACTGGCTAGAGGCGAGTTTAAAGGGCTTTCTTTAGTGAGGTTCACTgtgttatccaaaaaaaaaaaaaaaagtacttttatatttcaaaataaaattatttctaataaaaataaacaaacacaaaattttgtatttctaGAAGAAATTGTAAAAGGTCTTTTGAGttcatctctcttttttgttatCTAGGGCTGgagattcttttctttttacaatttCAAGAATACAAAAACCGCTTGCTGCTGATAGAAATTGAGCTGAGCCCAATGGATAGAATTGAGCACAGGCTGAATGTCTTGAATGTTTACACGTGTACTTAAACAGATCACAAGCTATCCCCTCTTGTTTATTTTGCCTCAAGTGGCATACATTTCTTGCTAAGAGCCTAACAGTCATCTTTTTGTCTTTCCATTATTAGTTTAGTTTCAATGAGTTATTTTGGATGGATTTTGGACAAGATAAAGAGAGAAAGTAGGGTTGTAAATGAGACGAGCCGAGTCAAGAATTAAAAGTTTTGGCTtgttcttataatttttttaaagattttatgtTCAAGCTTAGCTCATTATCTTGTCAAGAAAACTTGAGCTTGTTTAATAGttacttgattaacttattcttttcctatatattttgaaaccatgactaaaataatgttttatttCTGCacaatattatgattttttactACAAATAGACTGTTTATACAATCAATAAACtaagaataataattaatatcacACGAACCTATTAACAAACTTATACAATCCAATTTcaagtctatataaatatatttttagacatgtatacatataaaaatataatattatatatagttaaatcgAGCCCTCatgttcatgattttttttttttttacgaataCATCATTATGTTTGAGGTTGACACGTTTAATAATCGAGCCTAATCTTAAGGCTTGaactttgttaggttctaaagtttgagattttatgtatttagaactctaatttgtattgttgacaaaccataatcaaaacaatgtgtttcgAAGTGtctaaagctagctcaaagttgtatgtcaatgtaaagttggaatcgagtttaaagcaggaagcactgtggctttcggcctggctcgatcgatcgaagcttaggctcgatcgatcgaagcttaggctcgaccgatcgaagctcgggcaaattgcttttctgcagattcgtccaactcagccctatttgttttaaaacgtttttagggtttcttatttgtcctaagtataaaaggcaaaccctagccacgttttagtgttgctcatattacggtttgtgtaaatctcttgtgagatctagaggagttttcctttacacaaacttagggttttcaaggaggagatattttctacaccttgatgatcaattcagttgctgccattaaagcttaaagaatacacaagcgggggtgcttgtagctggtgggaattcaagaaagaaggaatccgtggattcggagcttgcacatggtcgtgtcagtaagttctactggttggtagcattaggaagtcaagcgggggtgcttgtaagtccttttgtatgaacttcgattctttcaagatagtggattcaagtttaccttgaggatagctaggtcaaatcttccccaggtttttaccggtttggtttcctgggtgatcatatcttgtgttatttattttccgctgctttgcatgatttgatctttattattgtgataacctagacttgtttaattgaactaagtaacaacttggctaattacctaggtttaatcaattgtttaaggggtctaaaaactgtcaaacTTGACTTGTTTtctaaacaaatgaacataaacaAGTTATTTATCGAGTCGAGGGGTTGGGAAGAAGCTAAAggggaaaattaaaatttcagctGTGGGGACAATGTTCCAAGTTCATTATCTTAATTTTTacgtataaaaagaaaaaaatatttagtggTTTGGCTGAGAAGACGAGGGAGAGGAAAGAAAGTGGCATGGCTAGGTGCTTTCCACTTGGGCTTGCGAAATTTCATCCATcaaatttgaagagaaaaatggtGACAGAAGCCTCAATTATAGTTACGCTCCTTTACACTTGTTCCCAACATTATAGAAGAAAATGGTGTGTCTAGGTCGGTGGGCACAATGTACCCATCCTCGTTCAAACCTTTCTAACACTTGCTTCTTTACCTTCACCACCATTATGGAAGTTGTGTTCAAGGGCGTAGCCAAGATTTTCCACTTGGGGGGGCcgaattatatatttatacgctagtcataactcataattaTTAcagtaattatattttatatataatagtcAAATTTAACATATCAATGTTGGTACAACTTATAAGGCACCTGGattcaaaaggaaaacaaaaatcaactaaaaatatataaaaatgagatgatgataatgagagaaaaacatatgaggaaaaaaattggaaatatgaGAAAGGATAAATTTTGTGAGAAAATGACGATGATGGGACCTAAATAAATGAATTTGAAGGctaagaatgaaaagaaaaagacaccaACTCAAGCAACGCTCAttgcatttaaaaattgaaaacaataggAACAACGTCCTTTTTCTattcttagaaaaaataaaaagaaagacaccTGGAGATTGGGGATTTATAAGATTTTGGTAGAAGTGTGTATTGTTTGGGTGGAATGCACGTGAGAAACTAACTACATATTGGAATTGTAAATGGCTAAATGCAATCATTGTTATATTTTAAAGGGaaataacataaaaactaaCAATGAACAGATCtccatgacattttttttaaaggaaagtcATTTTCCAAAATTAGAGTAAAGAGAAAACTAAGCAAAAcaagagtaaaaaaatataGCATGAATTGTGAAGAT is part of the Quercus robur chromosome 9, dhQueRobu3.1, whole genome shotgun sequence genome and harbors:
- the LOC126700874 gene encoding aspartic proteinase CDR1-like, whose protein sequence is MASGVKFHPCFLLSYYLIGVLVTAHNFPQAQLIPYYGQHLMKASIGTPPVDIYGIIDTASDLVWTQCVPCDVCFNQIHPKFDPKKSSTYSEISCHSKKCQEWDQIHCSPQNSCNYVSGYTSGLSKGVLAKEKVTITSTSGQAVSFDIAFGCAHNNTINYNDHTTGLIALGLGPLSFPSQIGSKMFSYCLLPYGTEYIDPSITGKISFGNGSEVVGDGVVSTPFVAVGNQYYVTLEGISVGDTYVPFNSSSKVSMGNILIDSGSTLFALPPDFYNRLEVEVKKRISIEPMKNDTLLGNRLCYRTEITNDNGPILTVHFEGADVELKPIQIFNQPVRGYDIYCFAIINHAKTELADLGDQGLYGNYVQANFLIGFDLETRMVSFKPTDCTKL